A window of the Flavobacterium sangjuense genome harbors these coding sequences:
- a CDS encoding PorP/SprF family type IX secretion system membrane protein, giving the protein MRTKILIFALMLTCFTGLAQQDAQYTQYMYNTININPGYAGSRGVMSIFGLHRTQWVGLDGAPTTNAFSINTPINNSRLGVGLSLVNDQIGPTSDNTISADLSYTIPMNEDYKLSFGVKASGNIFNLDTDKLTPAQANDPNLQNFDNEFSPNFGAGVYLHSDKLYLGLSVPNFLQDSKYNDNDVAVFQERMNFYFIGGYVFDIGSSVKFKPAVLTKLVTGAPLQVDASANFLFFDKLMLGAAYRWDAAVSGLAGFQVTDGLFIGYSYDRETTNLRRFNSGSHEVFLRFELFNKVSKMVSPRFF; this is encoded by the coding sequence ATGAGAACAAAAATTTTAATTTTCGCTTTGATGTTGACATGCTTCACTGGACTTGCTCAGCAAGATGCACAGTATACCCAATACATGTACAACACCATAAATATCAATCCAGGTTATGCGGGGTCGAGAGGAGTTATGAGTATTTTTGGATTGCATCGTACCCAATGGGTAGGATTAGATGGTGCTCCTACTACTAATGCCTTTTCCATTAACACGCCTATCAATAATAGTAGACTTGGAGTAGGTTTGTCTTTAGTAAATGACCAAATTGGCCCGACTAGTGACAATACGATTTCTGCCGATTTATCATATACTATCCCAATGAATGAAGATTACAAACTATCATTTGGAGTTAAAGCTTCGGGGAATATATTCAATTTAGATACTGATAAGTTGACTCCTGCACAAGCTAATGATCCAAATCTTCAAAATTTCGACAATGAGTTTTCACCAAATTTTGGAGCCGGAGTTTACCTGCATTCAGATAAACTATACTTAGGACTTTCAGTACCAAACTTCCTGCAGGACTCTAAATACAACGATAATGATGTGGCTGTATTTCAGGAAAGAATGAATTTTTATTTTATTGGTGGATATGTTTTTGACATAGGATCTTCAGTAAAATTCAAACCTGCAGTTCTAACCAAACTGGTAACCGGTGCTCCGCTTCAGGTAGATGCTTCTGCCAACTTCTTATTCTTTGACAAGTTAATGCTTGGTGCAGCCTATCGTTGGGATGCTGCAGTAAGTGGATTGGCAGGTTTTCAAGTAACTGATGGTTTATTTATTGGTTACAGTTATGACAGAGAAACAACAAATTTAAGACGATTTAACTCGGGTTCTCATGAGGTATTCTTACGATTTGAGTTGTTCAACAAAGTTAGCAAAATGGTATCCCCAAGATTCTTCTAA
- a CDS encoding ankyrin repeat domain-containing protein — protein MKKTILILFILSSLSFVHKDKWDDHKEGWTPLMLAIYNGNTKEFNKLIDKKADVTIRAKSPSEPLNALDIAVFKNNFKAVKKLVLTKRFKSLQGYFESSCAQGNRKIVDFFISKGVNVNRYSENGHSSLITACSTSSTEIVEILIKNGAELNHQRDVDGITGLMLAAFNGELKTVELLLKKGADKQIKDKNGERAYDYVNQIYPRLNVSEETKKQLKQLLE, from the coding sequence ATGAAAAAGACGATTCTAATTTTATTTATTTTGAGTTCTTTGAGTTTTGTCCATAAAGATAAATGGGATGACCACAAAGAAGGCTGGACACCTTTAATGCTTGCTATTTATAATGGAAACACTAAAGAGTTCAATAAATTGATTGATAAAAAAGCTGATGTAACAATTAGAGCAAAATCGCCATCTGAGCCTTTAAATGCACTTGACATTGCAGTTTTTAAAAATAATTTTAAAGCAGTTAAAAAATTAGTTCTGACAAAGAGATTTAAAAGTTTACAAGGCTATTTTGAAAGTTCATGTGCTCAAGGCAATAGGAAAATAGTTGATTTTTTTATTAGCAAAGGTGTCAATGTAAATAGATATTCAGAAAATGGACATTCAAGTTTGATTACAGCTTGCTCAACTAGTTCAACTGAAATTGTCGAAATCTTAATTAAAAATGGCGCTGAATTAAATCATCAAAGAGATGTTGATGGGATAACCGGTTTAATGTTAGCTGCTTTTAATGGAGAATTAAAGACAGTTGAGTTGCTTTTAAAAAAAGGCGCTGACAAGCAAATAAAAGACAAAAATGGAGAAAGAGCTTATGATTACGTTAACCAAATTTATCCGAGATTAAATGTTAGCGAAGAAACAAAAAAACAGTTAAAACAATTGTTAGAATGA
- the nhaA gene encoding Na+/H+ antiporter NhaA codes for MEITKLFKDFFESEKAGGFTLIACTILSLFLANSIWSESYIHIWHFQLGNHSLEHWINDGLMTIFFLLIGLELEREIYAGELSNIKNALLPISGALGGMLFPAGLFLLLNFGTETQSGAGIPMATDIAFALGILSLLGNKVPTSLKIFLTALAVIDDLGAILIIAIFYTGDLNWMNLIIALSIFGGLLALNRLKVHNLIPYLIGGVFMWYFMLNSGVHATITGVLLAFAIPFSNGSEKSPSIILQHFLHKPVAYFILPIFALANTAIIINSDWHAALSQNYTLGIALGLIIGKPIGIALFSYLAVKLKICSLPNDINWEAIIGIGFLGGIGFTMSIFITLLAFSDAEHIDNSKIMILISSLIAGIIGLLFLKSTLKKTHNL; via the coding sequence ATGGAAATTACAAAACTCTTCAAAGATTTTTTTGAAAGCGAAAAAGCCGGAGGGTTTACATTAATTGCCTGCACCATACTTTCATTATTCTTAGCCAACTCCATTTGGAGTGAAAGCTATATACACATTTGGCATTTTCAACTAGGAAATCATTCGCTTGAGCATTGGATAAATGACGGCTTGATGACCATTTTCTTTTTGCTGATTGGTTTAGAATTAGAACGCGAAATTTACGCCGGAGAACTTTCCAATATCAAAAATGCATTGCTGCCAATCTCAGGAGCATTGGGCGGAATGCTATTTCCTGCTGGATTGTTTTTACTTTTAAATTTTGGAACAGAAACCCAATCCGGAGCCGGAATTCCGATGGCAACCGACATTGCTTTTGCATTGGGAATTTTATCGCTTTTAGGAAATAAAGTGCCTACTTCACTGAAAATATTCTTAACCGCTTTGGCAGTAATCGATGATTTGGGTGCGATTCTGATAATTGCGATTTTCTATACAGGCGATTTGAATTGGATGAACCTAATCATTGCTTTATCCATTTTTGGAGGTTTGTTAGCGCTAAACAGATTAAAAGTCCACAACCTAATTCCTTATTTAATCGGCGGTGTTTTTATGTGGTATTTTATGCTGAATTCCGGAGTTCATGCCACAATTACCGGAGTGCTATTGGCATTTGCTATTCCGTTTAGTAACGGAAGTGAAAAATCACCCTCCATAATTTTACAGCATTTTTTACACAAACCTGTAGCCTATTTTATTCTTCCGATTTTTGCATTGGCCAACACCGCAATTATAATCAATTCCGATTGGCATGCTGCTTTGTCCCAAAATTATACGCTGGGAATAGCTTTAGGATTAATTATTGGAAAACCAATTGGCATTGCACTTTTCAGTTATTTAGCGGTGAAATTAAAAATTTGTTCCCTTCCAAATGACATCAATTGGGAAGCCATAATCGGAATTGGATTTTTAGGCGGAATCGGATTTACGATGTCAATCTTTATTACGCTTCTCGCCTTTTCAGATGCAGAGCATATTGATAATTCCAAAATCATGATTTTGATTTCATCCTTAATCGCCGGAATTATTGGATTGCTTTTTTTAAAATCTACTTTGAAAAAGACTCATAATTTATAA
- a CDS encoding OmpA family protein — MKNKITYLVLLAITCVNGYSQVSTNKGEVKGNKEYAKYAYIDAIKTYERIYEKGYKSPDMLLKIGNSYYFNAELEKANKWYAELYATSPDQEPEFYYRFSQTLKAVKDNDQAAVMLAKFSEKSGNDSRAKLLAQNRDYLAEIKKNSGRYKIENAGINTKYSDYGTAFMGTKVVFSSARDTGNFSKRIHTWTGQYFTNLYDSPISEDGSLGAVGKFGKKLNTKYHEDTPAFTKDGKTVYFTRNNYLSERGYDASKVTLLKVYKATVDKEGQWSNITPLPFNSDSYQTAHPALSPDEKTLYFASDMPGTRGQSDIFRVKIGDDGSFGAPENLGESINTAGRETYPFVSDDNELYFASDGQPGIGGFDIFITRLPKDGSLNFRDVLNVGEEANSPKDDFAFIINFKTKKGFVSSNRDGGQGSDDIYKFVETRPIWCDQILFGVVTDEDTKAIIPNAKLILFDEKFNQLKETTSDAEGKYEFTEVICGAKYFVRASHEDYTTKELPVIIGTETGKTELNIELKTSTCKVKIGDDLANCFKINIIYFDLDKWNIRPDAAVDLAKLLDVLNQNPTMKINIRSHTDSRASFSYNDKLSNRRAKSTKDWLIKNGIAANRLTSEGLGENELVNGCSDGVKCTEAEHQLNRRSEFIITAL, encoded by the coding sequence ATGAAAAATAAAATTACATATTTAGTACTATTAGCTATCACTTGTGTGAATGGTTATTCGCAGGTTTCTACTAACAAAGGAGAAGTAAAAGGTAATAAAGAGTATGCAAAATACGCTTATATTGATGCAATTAAAACATACGAACGTATCTATGAAAAAGGATATAAATCGCCTGATATGTTGCTCAAAATAGGTAACTCTTACTATTTCAATGCCGAATTAGAAAAGGCTAACAAATGGTATGCTGAACTTTATGCAACCAGTCCTGATCAAGAGCCTGAATTCTATTATCGTTTTTCTCAAACTTTAAAAGCTGTAAAAGATAACGACCAGGCAGCTGTTATGTTAGCTAAGTTTTCTGAAAAAAGCGGGAATGACAGCAGAGCAAAATTACTTGCTCAAAACAGAGATTATTTAGCCGAAATTAAAAAGAATTCGGGTCGATATAAAATTGAAAACGCTGGTATAAACACCAAGTATTCTGATTATGGAACAGCCTTTATGGGAACCAAAGTGGTATTCTCATCTGCCCGTGATACCGGAAATTTCTCGAAAAGAATTCACACTTGGACAGGTCAATATTTTACCAATCTTTATGATTCTCCTATATCTGAAGATGGTTCACTTGGTGCTGTTGGAAAATTTGGTAAAAAATTAAACACCAAATATCACGAAGATACTCCGGCCTTTACCAAAGACGGAAAAACAGTTTACTTCACCCGTAATAACTACCTTAGCGAAAGAGGTTATGATGCCAGTAAAGTAACTTTATTAAAAGTTTACAAAGCTACTGTAGATAAAGAAGGACAATGGAGTAATATTACGCCACTTCCATTCAACAGTGACAGCTATCAAACGGCTCATCCGGCTTTATCACCAGATGAAAAAACACTATACTTTGCTTCTGATATGCCGGGAACACGTGGTCAATCAGATATATTCAGAGTAAAAATAGGTGATGATGGTAGCTTTGGTGCTCCTGAAAATTTAGGAGAATCAATTAACACAGCCGGTAGAGAAACCTATCCTTTTGTCTCTGATGATAACGAATTGTACTTTGCTTCAGACGGTCAGCCTGGTATTGGTGGATTTGATATTTTTATCACAAGATTACCAAAAGACGGCAGCCTTAATTTTAGAGATGTACTAAACGTTGGAGAAGAAGCAAATAGCCCAAAAGACGACTTTGCCTTTATCATTAACTTTAAAACCAAAAAAGGATTCGTAAGTTCTAACAGAGATGGTGGACAAGGAAGCGACGACATCTATAAATTTGTAGAAACAAGACCGATTTGGTGTGACCAAATTCTATTTGGTGTAGTTACAGATGAAGATACTAAAGCAATTATACCTAATGCTAAATTGATACTTTTTGATGAAAAATTCAATCAACTTAAGGAAACAACTTCTGATGCAGAAGGTAAATACGAGTTTACAGAAGTAATATGTGGTGCAAAATACTTTGTAAGAGCTTCTCATGAAGATTATACAACCAAAGAACTTCCTGTAATTATTGGTACAGAAACAGGTAAAACGGAACTTAATATCGAGCTTAAAACTTCTACTTGTAAAGTTAAAATTGGTGACGATTTAGCGAATTGTTTCAAAATCAATATCATCTATTTTGATTTGGATAAATGGAACATCAGACCAGATGCCGCTGTTGATTTAGCAAAATTACTTGATGTATTGAACCAAAATCCAACAATGAAAATCAACATTCGTTCGCATACTGACAGTAGAGCTTCATTCTCTTATAACGATAAGTTGTCTAACAGAAGAGCCAAATCTACCAAAGATTGGTTAATCAAAAACGGAATTGCAGCTAATCGTTTAACCTCTGAAGGTTTAGGTGAAAACGAATTGGTAAACGGTTGTTCAGACGGTGTAAAATGTACAGAAGCAGAACACCAACTTAACAGACGTTCTGAATTTATAATTACAGCATTATAA